In Saccharomonospora marina XMU15, one genomic interval encodes:
- a CDS encoding serine/threonine-protein kinase, with protein MTDEQTRPPHVNQGAPGHRTIANRYTLLGELGRGGMGVVWRAQDIVIGRQVAIKELTLPEGAEDAGVFQERVLREVRSGGRLNDPAVVTVFDVVAEGDTTFIVMELVEAPTLSEVVRRNGPLQPQHVASIGEQVLSALRAAHEAGIVHRDVKPGNIMVGPNGRVKLTDFGIAQAIDDPRLTTSGMLVGSPAFMAPERVAGRETLPASDLWSLGATLFFAVEGIVPFERSTTAATLHAIMNEVPYLTHARGPLASAIMGLLIATPEARINAEQARGLLNMAAAQQPLPPTPPGGQPTVPHQPGQPPTMLAGHTALGAGGPAPRGNRKALVIGGAVIGVAMLVAGFFLGKPVWSPSVDEALQSTLTYGEGGDIADPYIDGQSYYCVNTPIVKGRSIAQNNWVDCEEAHDAELYDYHWSLGGSDEEDSRQASYPGVEPLAEFGERACGLSFHSNRINDELRPRLRYQVLVPSQREWERRPESYTDDASRTVYCFAIDAGGGQLTGEATREIE; from the coding sequence GTGACCGACGAGCAGACCCGGCCACCCCACGTCAACCAGGGGGCGCCCGGCCATCGCACGATCGCGAACCGCTACACACTGCTGGGGGAACTCGGCCGAGGTGGCATGGGGGTGGTGTGGCGTGCACAGGACATCGTCATCGGACGCCAGGTGGCGATCAAGGAGCTGACACTGCCGGAGGGCGCCGAGGACGCGGGCGTGTTCCAGGAACGGGTGCTTCGCGAGGTGCGCAGCGGTGGCCGTCTCAACGACCCGGCCGTGGTCACCGTGTTCGACGTGGTCGCAGAGGGCGACACCACGTTCATCGTGATGGAACTCGTGGAGGCGCCGACCCTTTCGGAGGTGGTACGGCGCAACGGACCGCTGCAACCGCAGCACGTCGCCTCGATCGGCGAGCAGGTGCTCTCGGCGTTGCGCGCCGCTCACGAGGCAGGCATCGTGCACCGCGACGTCAAGCCGGGCAACATCATGGTCGGCCCGAACGGGCGCGTGAAGCTCACCGATTTCGGTATCGCGCAGGCCATCGACGACCCACGCCTGACGACAAGCGGCATGCTCGTCGGTTCACCCGCGTTCATGGCGCCGGAACGGGTGGCGGGCAGGGAAACGCTGCCCGCCTCGGACCTGTGGTCGCTGGGGGCGACGCTGTTCTTCGCCGTGGAGGGCATCGTGCCCTTCGAGCGATCGACCACGGCCGCGACGCTGCACGCGATCATGAACGAGGTTCCCTACCTCACCCATGCCCGGGGCCCGCTCGCCTCGGCGATCATGGGACTGCTGATCGCCACCCCCGAGGCCAGGATCAACGCCGAGCAGGCGCGGGGGCTGCTCAACATGGCGGCCGCGCAGCAGCCGTTGCCGCCAACCCCGCCTGGCGGTCAACCCACCGTGCCGCACCAGCCGGGCCAGCCACCCACGATGCTGGCCGGGCACACCGCGCTCGGCGCGGGCGGGCCCGCCCCACGCGGCAACCGCAAGGCGCTCGTCATCGGTGGCGCGGTCATCGGGGTGGCGATGCTGGTGGCGGGCTTCTTCCTCGGCAAGCCGGTGTGGTCGCCCTCGGTCGACGAGGCGCTGCAGTCGACGTTGACCTACGGCGAGGGCGGGGACATCGCCGACCCCTACATCGACGGCCAGAGCTACTACTGCGTGAACACACCCATCGTCAAGGGCAGGTCGATCGCTCAGAACAACTGGGTGGACTGCGAAGAGGCACACGACGCCGAGCTGTACGACTACCACTGGAGCCTCGGCGGCTCCGACGAGGAGGACAGCAGGCAGGCGAGCTACCCCGGGGTGGAGCCACTGGCCGAGTTCGGGGAGCGGGCCTGCGGGCTGAGCTTCCACTCCAACCGGATCAACGACGAGCTTCGGCCCCGCCTGCGCTACCAGGTGCTGGTACCCAGCCAGCGGGAGTGGGAGCGGCGGCCCGAGAGCTACACCGACGACGCCTCCCGCACCGTCTACTGCTTCGCCATCGACGCGGGCGGCGGCCAACTCACCGGCGAGGCGACGCGGGAGATCGAGTAG
- the dapA gene encoding 4-hydroxy-tetrahydrodipicolinate synthase, with amino-acid sequence MSIAPSTPPTAAPGRPFGRVLTAMITPFDAEGAVDLKRAQELAVHLLELGNDGLVINGTTGESPTTSDAEKSALVRAVVEAVGDRATVVAGAGTYDTAHSVELVRQAEKAGAHGVLLVTPYYSRPTQAGLYAHFTTVADATELPVMLYDIPPRSIVPIEVDTLRRLAEHPRIVAVKDAKGDLLAGSEVIANTHLAYYSGDDALNLPWLSVGAAGVVSVIGHVVAGRIRAMIEAYEDGDTSTARTNHRGMLPVYRAFSRVGGVVFAKTALRLRGYDVGEPRLPIVPAVQEQIEAIAADLTQAGVPLEESPTSDWAGSRVAQADSAAAYVAPTTHTSVGTIHR; translated from the coding sequence ATGTCGATCGCACCGTCCACCCCGCCCACCGCAGCGCCGGGCAGACCCTTCGGCCGGGTGCTCACCGCCATGATCACGCCCTTCGACGCCGAAGGAGCGGTTGACCTGAAGCGGGCCCAGGAGCTCGCCGTGCACCTGCTGGAACTGGGCAACGACGGGCTCGTCATCAACGGCACGACAGGGGAGAGCCCGACCACCAGCGATGCGGAGAAGTCCGCCCTCGTCAGGGCCGTCGTCGAGGCCGTAGGGGACAGGGCCACCGTCGTCGCGGGCGCGGGCACCTACGACACCGCGCACAGCGTGGAACTCGTGCGCCAGGCGGAGAAGGCCGGTGCTCACGGCGTGCTGCTGGTGACCCCGTACTACTCCCGGCCGACGCAGGCCGGCCTGTACGCCCACTTCACCACCGTCGCCGACGCCACGGAACTGCCCGTGATGCTGTACGACATCCCGCCACGCTCGATCGTGCCCATCGAGGTGGACACGCTACGCAGGCTCGCGGAGCACCCGCGCATCGTGGCTGTCAAGGACGCCAAGGGTGACCTGCTCGCGGGTAGCGAGGTCATCGCCAACACCCACCTGGCCTACTACTCCGGCGACGACGCGTTGAACCTGCCCTGGTTGTCGGTGGGTGCGGCAGGAGTGGTGAGCGTCATCGGGCACGTCGTGGCGGGCCGGATCCGCGCGATGATCGAGGCCTACGAGGACGGCGACACCTCGACCGCGCGCACCAACCACCGAGGAATGCTGCCGGTCTACCGTGCCTTCTCCCGGGTCGGCGGCGTGGTGTTCGCCAAGACGGCGCTGCGGCTTCGTGGCTACGACGTCGGCGAACCGCGGCTGCCGATCGTGCCTGCCGTGCAGGAACAGATCGAGGCCATCGCGGCGGATCTCACCCAGGCCGGGGTGCCGCTGGAGGAGTCGCCTACCAGTGACTGGGCAGGCTCCCGTGTCGCGCAGGCAGACTCGGCCGCGGCATACGTGGCACCCACCACACACACGAGTGTTGGGACCATTCATAGGTGA
- a CDS encoding ribonuclease J: MTELPTGPGPTQSPPPLPEGGLRVVALGGIGEVGRNMTVFEYGGRLLVVDCGVLFPEDSQPGVDLILPDFRAIEDRLDDIEAVVLTHGHEDHIGAVPFLLRMRPDLPVYGSRFTLALLAAKCKEHRQRPTLFEVAERERRTVGEFDLEFFAVNHSIPDALAVAIRTPAGLVLHTGDIKLDQLPLDNRLTDLAGFSRLGDEGVDLLCIDSTNAEVPGFVTPERDIGPVLDEVIAAVRQRVIVACFASHVHRVQQVLDAAERHGRRVAFVGRSMVRNMTIAAELGLLDIPQGLLVDLDEAVNLPESKVLFVSTGSQGEPLSALSRMARGEHRQISIRAGDTVVLASSLIPGNETAVFGVINGLMRLGAHVVHQGNAKVHVSGHASAGELLFLYNAVRPSNVMPVHGEWRHLRANGELAVRTGVAADRVVLAEDGVVVDLVDGRASTTGRVEVGMVYVDGLSVGDVGDSTLSDRLVLGEGGFIAITVAVDSTSGRAVSPPTVSGRGFSDDPKALDEAVSLVEMELSRTEAEGITDTHRIAQSVRRVVGRWVAETYRRRPMIVPTVIPV; the protein is encoded by the coding sequence GTGACCGAACTACCGACCGGACCCGGACCAACCCAATCCCCACCCCCGCTGCCCGAAGGCGGGCTGCGCGTCGTCGCACTCGGCGGTATCGGCGAGGTCGGCCGCAACATGACCGTCTTCGAATACGGTGGCCGGCTGCTCGTCGTGGACTGCGGGGTGCTGTTCCCCGAGGACTCCCAGCCCGGGGTCGACCTGATCCTGCCGGATTTCCGCGCGATCGAGGACCGGCTCGACGACATCGAGGCCGTCGTGCTCACCCATGGGCACGAGGACCACATCGGAGCCGTGCCGTTCCTGCTGCGGATGCGGCCCGACCTGCCGGTGTACGGCTCGAGGTTCACGCTCGCGTTGCTGGCCGCCAAGTGCAAGGAGCACAGGCAGCGGCCGACCCTGTTCGAGGTGGCCGAGCGCGAGCGCCGCACCGTCGGCGAGTTCGACCTGGAGTTCTTCGCCGTCAACCACTCCATTCCCGACGCGCTTGCGGTGGCCATCCGTACGCCCGCGGGGCTGGTGCTGCACACCGGCGACATCAAGCTCGACCAGTTGCCGCTGGACAACAGGCTCACCGACCTCGCGGGGTTCTCGCGGCTCGGTGACGAGGGTGTGGACCTGCTGTGTATCGACTCGACCAACGCCGAGGTGCCGGGATTCGTCACACCCGAGCGCGACATCGGTCCCGTGCTCGACGAGGTGATCGCCGCCGTGCGGCAGCGGGTGATCGTGGCCTGCTTCGCCAGCCACGTCCACCGCGTGCAGCAGGTGCTCGACGCCGCGGAGCGGCACGGCAGGCGCGTCGCGTTCGTCGGCAGGTCGATGGTGCGCAACATGACGATCGCCGCCGAACTCGGCCTGCTCGACATCCCGCAGGGGTTGCTCGTGGATCTGGACGAGGCGGTGAACCTGCCGGAGAGCAAGGTGCTGTTCGTCTCCACCGGCTCGCAGGGCGAGCCGCTTTCGGCGCTGTCCCGCATGGCCAGAGGGGAACACCGCCAGATCTCGATCAGGGCGGGTGACACCGTGGTACTGGCGAGTTCCCTCATCCCCGGCAACGAGACCGCGGTGTTCGGCGTCATCAACGGGCTGATGCGGCTCGGCGCGCACGTGGTGCACCAGGGCAACGCCAAGGTGCACGTGTCCGGCCACGCCTCAGCCGGTGAGTTGCTCTTCCTGTACAACGCCGTGCGGCCCAGCAACGTCATGCCCGTGCACGGCGAATGGCGGCACCTGCGGGCCAACGGCGAACTCGCCGTGCGCACCGGTGTCGCGGCGGACCGGGTGGTGCTCGCCGAGGACGGCGTTGTGGTGGACCTGGTCGACGGGAGAGCCTCCACCACGGGGCGTGTCGAGGTCGGCATGGTCTACGTCGACGGGCTTTCGGTCGGCGACGTCGGGGACTCGACGCTTTCCGACCGGCTTGTCCTCGGCGAGGGCGGGTTCATCGCGATCACCGTCGCGGTGGACTCGACCAGCGGCCGTGCGGTCAGCCCGCCCACGGTGTCCGGGCGCGGCTTCTCCGACGACCCCAAGGCGCTGGACGAGGCGGTGTCGCTCGTGGAGATGGAGCTGTCGCGGACCGAGGCCGAAGGCATCACCGACACCCATCGCATCGCGCAATCGGTTCGCCGGGTGGTGGGCCGCTGGGTGGCCGAGACCTACCGGCGGCGGCCGATGATCGTGCCCACGGTCATCCCCGTGTAG
- a CDS encoding EamA family transporter produces MVVSASPTRKPVPVSRGRGLALILLASLSFGSSGALGKPAMLAGLSPQQVASVRIGLSAVVLLVGVALVRPALLKVRREQWRLLVGYGLLAVAGVQLFYFLAAARIPVGIAILLEFTSPVLVALWVRVVRKVRLPWQLWAGIALALLGLALVARVHEGLRIDAVGLLAGLGAALCSAAYFLLGEHGVSSQHPLSMVTWGMVVGAVAVSVVAPPWDLPVSILLRTADFGPWQPPVWLLLAAVALVSTVLAYLAGITALRHLPASTASVLALLEPLVATTAAWLLLSEELTWPQLVGAVVLLCGALVVQLWAPGKRTGPEVAGEPLPREG; encoded by the coding sequence GTGGTCGTCAGTGCGTCTCCCACCCGCAAGCCCGTACCCGTCAGCCGCGGCCGTGGGCTGGCGCTGATCCTGCTCGCCTCGCTGTCCTTCGGCAGTTCCGGGGCGCTCGGCAAGCCTGCGATGCTGGCGGGCCTGTCGCCGCAGCAGGTCGCCTCGGTGCGGATCGGGCTTTCCGCGGTTGTGCTCCTGGTGGGCGTCGCGCTGGTGCGGCCCGCACTGCTGAAGGTGCGGCGCGAGCAGTGGCGGCTGCTGGTGGGCTACGGGCTGCTCGCGGTGGCGGGCGTGCAGCTGTTCTACTTCCTCGCCGCCGCGCGCATCCCCGTCGGCATCGCGATACTGCTGGAGTTCACCTCGCCGGTGCTGGTCGCGCTGTGGGTGCGGGTCGTGCGCAAGGTGCGCCTGCCGTGGCAGTTGTGGGCGGGTATCGCGTTGGCGCTGCTCGGACTCGCGCTGGTGGCCCGGGTACACGAGGGGCTGCGCATCGACGCGGTGGGGCTGCTGGCGGGTCTTGGCGCGGCCTTGTGCTCGGCGGCCTACTTCCTGCTCGGCGAGCACGGTGTCTCCAGCCAACACCCGTTGAGCATGGTGACCTGGGGCATGGTCGTCGGCGCCGTCGCCGTGTCCGTCGTGGCGCCGCCGTGGGACCTGCCGGTGTCAATACTGCTTCGCACCGCCGACTTCGGTCCCTGGCAACCACCGGTGTGGCTGCTGCTCGCCGCGGTGGCACTGGTGTCGACCGTGCTTGCCTACCTCGCCGGGATCACGGCACTTCGCCACCTGCCCGCCTCCACCGCGAGCGTGCTGGCGCTGCTGGAGCCGCTGGTGGCCACCACGGCAGCATGGCTGCTGCTCAGCGAGGAGCTGACGTGGCCGCAACTGGTCGGTGCCGTGGTGCTGCTCTGCGGGGCGCTCGTGGTGCAACTGTGGGCGCCGGGCAAGCGGACCGGTCCGGAAGTAGCGGGCGAACCACTCCCCCGCGAGGGGTAG
- a CDS encoding lysophospholipid acyltransferase family protein, with the protein MVALYPEEDVPTRREDSTPLIWRTMLAVDEALVNLAGRLRVTGGVPGELRGRPLLMAANHIGVFDAFVLMAACRRIGLAPRFMLAGGLLDAPVLGTALRASGHLRVDRGSASAVEQFAAATRALCDTRAPIIVYPEGRISHDPGLWPERGKTGAARLALATGVPVVPISQWGAHEAVYWGTERVEGLADIVPLARSGLTSPLRRPTFRVHFAEPVELSAFRPDRAGDAVKAHAAIMRAITRGLVPLRAEEPDRPRFHDPTRPTDSTSPWRP; encoded by the coding sequence ATGGTCGCGCTGTACCCGGAGGAAGACGTGCCGACACGCCGCGAGGACAGCACTCCACTGATCTGGCGCACGATGCTCGCGGTCGACGAGGCGCTGGTGAACCTCGCGGGCAGGCTGCGGGTGACGGGCGGCGTCCCGGGTGAGCTGAGGGGCAGGCCGCTGCTCATGGCGGCGAACCACATCGGCGTTTTCGACGCGTTCGTGCTGATGGCGGCGTGCAGGCGGATCGGCCTCGCGCCGCGGTTCATGCTGGCGGGCGGCCTGCTGGACGCGCCCGTGCTCGGCACAGCGCTGCGGGCCAGCGGCCACCTGCGCGTCGACAGGGGATCGGCCTCCGCCGTCGAGCAGTTCGCCGCGGCGACCCGGGCGCTGTGCGACACGCGGGCACCGATCATCGTCTACCCCGAGGGCAGGATCAGCCACGACCCGGGATTGTGGCCGGAACGCGGCAAGACCGGAGCCGCTCGCCTCGCACTCGCCACCGGGGTTCCCGTGGTGCCGATCAGCCAGTGGGGTGCGCACGAGGCGGTGTACTGGGGCACGGAGCGGGTGGAAGGACTGGCCGACATCGTGCCGCTCGCGCGGTCCGGCCTCACTTCCCCGTTGCGCAGGCCGACGTTTCGGGTGCACTTCGCAGAACCGGTGGAACTGTCGGCGTTTCGGCCCGACCGGGCAGGTGACGCGGTGAAGGCACACGCGGCGATCATGCGCGCGATCACTCGGGGGCTCGTCCCGCTGCGGGCCGAGGAACCCGACCGGCCGAGGTTCCACGATCCGACCCGGCCCACGGACAGCACCAGCCCCTGGCGGCCCTGA
- a CDS encoding DNA translocase FtsK has protein sequence MASGSVTKGRSAARGGRGKSPTKGSAKSTTKSSARSRPSSRPAARRPAARRPSRSSPGTFAKTVRGGWTLLAKGVGGLARAVGRTRDLEAEHRRDGVALGLIALGLVTAVGVMWEAAGPVGRWVAIGTRSVFGAASAALPLALVVAAIALMRSEPSPQTRPRRVIGTSLVTLSILGLLHVFNGRPQQHDDQMFAGGWLGWLSGDLLSRGVTVWVAVPLLILLLGYGLLVFTGTPARQVPHRLREWGAEPGEREYDETAQAENVTATDPAAVRLRKPARRRQGSATAVGAEGDPETTAEPGAVPATQPELPLPATAGSAGNARSAPRKQRKTEQAVALVRTVEGDYQLPSADLLALGDAPKARSKANDAMIEAITGVLEQFNVDAQVTGFTRGPTVTRYEVELGPGVKVEKITALTKNIAYAVATDNVRLLAPIPGKSAVGIEVPNTDREMVRLGDVLRSPKAAEDDHPMIIGLGKDIEGHFVTANLTKMPHLLVAGSTGSGKSSFVNSMLVSLLARATPSECRMILIDPKMVELTPYEGIPHLITPIITQPKKAAAALAWLVEEMEQRYQDMQASRVRHIDDFNKKVRSGDIQAPPGSEREYRPYPYIMAIVDELADLMMTAPRDVEDAIVRITQKARAAGIHLVLATQRPSVDVVTGLIKTNVPSRLAFATSSLTDSRVILDQPGAEKLIGMGDGLYLPMGASKPARIQGAFVSDEEITAVVNATKEQAEPDYTDGVTAAKAGEQKEIDPDIGDDLDVLLQAAELVVSSQFGSTSMLQRKLRVGFAKAGRLMDLLETRGVVGPSEGSKARDVLVKPEDLPGVLALIRGGDAGSESDGDNDERDGDGL, from the coding sequence ATGGCGAGCGGTTCGGTGACCAAGGGCAGAAGCGCGGCGCGTGGCGGCAGAGGCAAGAGCCCCACGAAGGGTTCCGCGAAGAGCACCACGAAAAGCTCGGCCCGCTCCCGCCCTTCCTCGCGACCCGCTGCCCGGCGGCCCGCGGCCCGCCGCCCGAGCCGTTCCTCGCCCGGGACGTTCGCCAAGACCGTGCGAGGCGGCTGGACACTGCTCGCGAAGGGCGTCGGCGGGCTCGCGCGTGCGGTCGGCCGCACCCGGGACCTGGAAGCGGAGCACCGTAGGGACGGCGTCGCCCTCGGACTGATCGCGTTGGGCCTTGTCACGGCCGTGGGCGTGATGTGGGAGGCGGCCGGACCCGTCGGCCGGTGGGTCGCGATCGGCACCCGCAGCGTGTTCGGAGCCGCGTCCGCCGCACTACCGCTGGCCCTCGTGGTCGCCGCGATCGCGTTGATGCGGTCGGAACCGAGCCCGCAGACCCGGCCCCGCAGGGTGATCGGTACCTCGCTGGTCACGCTGTCGATACTCGGGCTGCTGCACGTGTTCAACGGAAGGCCGCAGCAACACGACGATCAGATGTTCGCGGGCGGCTGGCTGGGCTGGTTGTCCGGTGACCTGCTTTCCAGGGGAGTCACCGTCTGGGTCGCAGTGCCGTTGCTGATTCTGCTGCTCGGCTACGGGCTGCTGGTCTTCACCGGGACCCCGGCGCGGCAGGTGCCGCACCGGCTGCGGGAGTGGGGCGCCGAACCCGGCGAACGCGAGTACGACGAAACCGCGCAGGCCGAGAACGTCACCGCCACCGACCCGGCGGCGGTGCGGCTTCGCAAGCCCGCGAGGCGCAGGCAGGGCAGCGCCACCGCGGTGGGCGCGGAAGGCGACCCGGAAACCACGGCCGAACCCGGCGCCGTGCCCGCGACACAGCCGGAACTGCCGCTGCCCGCCACCGCCGGTTCGGCGGGCAACGCGCGTTCCGCCCCGCGTAAGCAACGCAAGACCGAGCAGGCGGTGGCGCTTGTCCGCACCGTCGAGGGCGACTACCAACTGCCGTCGGCGGACCTGCTCGCGCTCGGCGACGCGCCGAAGGCTCGCAGCAAGGCGAACGACGCCATGATCGAGGCGATCACCGGGGTACTCGAGCAGTTCAATGTGGACGCTCAGGTGACCGGCTTCACGCGTGGCCCGACGGTGACGCGGTACGAGGTGGAACTCGGGCCGGGGGTGAAGGTCGAGAAGATCACCGCGCTCACCAAGAACATCGCCTACGCCGTGGCCACCGACAACGTCCGGCTGCTCGCACCCATCCCCGGCAAGTCCGCGGTCGGTATCGAGGTGCCCAACACCGACCGGGAAATGGTGCGGCTCGGCGACGTGCTGCGCTCGCCCAAGGCGGCCGAGGACGACCACCCGATGATCATCGGTCTCGGCAAGGACATCGAGGGCCATTTCGTCACCGCGAACCTGACCAAGATGCCGCACCTGCTCGTCGCGGGCTCCACCGGCTCAGGTAAGTCCAGCTTCGTCAACTCCATGCTGGTGTCGCTGCTGGCACGGGCGACGCCCTCGGAGTGCAGGATGATCCTGATCGACCCGAAGATGGTCGAACTCACCCCCTACGAGGGCATCCCGCACCTGATCACGCCGATCATCACGCAGCCGAAGAAGGCCGCGGCCGCGCTGGCGTGGCTGGTGGAGGAGATGGAGCAGCGCTACCAGGACATGCAGGCCAGCCGGGTGCGCCACATAGACGACTTCAACAAGAAAGTGAGATCCGGTGACATCCAGGCGCCGCCCGGCAGCGAACGGGAATACCGGCCCTACCCCTACATCATGGCGATCGTCGACGAGCTCGCCGATCTGATGATGACCGCGCCGCGCGACGTGGAGGACGCGATCGTGCGGATCACGCAGAAGGCCCGTGCCGCGGGCATCCACCTCGTGCTGGCCACCCAGCGGCCGTCCGTGGACGTCGTCACCGGGCTGATCAAGACGAACGTGCCGTCCCGGCTGGCCTTCGCCACGTCCTCGCTCACCGACTCGCGGGTGATCCTCGACCAGCCGGGGGCGGAGAAGCTGATCGGCATGGGCGACGGGCTCTACCTGCCGATGGGGGCCAGCAAGCCCGCACGCATCCAGGGTGCCTTCGTCAGCGACGAGGAGATCACCGCGGTGGTCAACGCCACCAAGGAGCAGGCCGAACCCGACTACACCGACGGTGTCACCGCGGCGAAGGCGGGCGAGCAGAAGGAGATCGATCCCGACATCGGCGATGATCTCGACGTGCTGCTGCAGGCTGCGGAACTGGTGGTCAGTTCCCAGTTCGGGTCCACCTCGATGTTGCAGCGAAAGCTACGGGTCGGCTTCGCCAAGGCCGGCAGGCTGATGGACCTGCTCGAAACCCGTGGCGTGGTGGGCCCTTCGGAGGGGTCGAAGGCGCGTGACGTGCTGGTCAAGCCGGAGGACCTGCCCGGGGTGCTCGCGCTGATCCGGGGCGGTGACGCGGGGTCGGAAAGCGATGGCGACAACGACGAGCGCGACGGCGACGGGCTCTAA
- a CDS encoding amino-acid N-acetyltransferase yields MESPLIRRARVTDVRKIKALVDSDAGKVLLEKELVTLYEDVQEFWVAELADEVVGCGALHVLWEDLAEIRTVAVERSMRGRGIGHALVRRLLRLAGELGVARIFVLTFETEFFSKHGFVEIEGTPVPSEVYEEMRRSADPGVAEFLDLPFVKPNTLGNTRMLLRLPTEP; encoded by the coding sequence GTGGAGTCCCCGCTCATCCGTCGTGCCCGTGTCACCGACGTCCGCAAGATCAAGGCACTCGTCGACTCCGACGCGGGCAAGGTGCTGCTCGAGAAGGAGCTGGTGACCCTCTACGAGGACGTGCAGGAGTTCTGGGTGGCCGAACTGGCCGACGAGGTGGTGGGCTGCGGGGCGCTGCACGTGCTGTGGGAGGACCTGGCCGAGATCAGGACGGTCGCGGTCGAGCGCTCGATGCGGGGGCGCGGCATCGGGCACGCGCTGGTGCGGCGGCTGCTTCGGCTGGCGGGCGAGTTGGGGGTGGCACGGATCTTCGTGCTGACGTTCGAGACCGAGTTCTTCTCCAAGCACGGGTTCGTGGAGATCGAGGGCACGCCGGTGCCGAGCGAGGTGTACGAGGAGATGCGCCGATCCGCCGACCCGGGTGTGGCGGAGTTCCTCGATCTCCCGTTCGTCAAGCCCAACACTCTCGGCAACACCCGCATGCTGCTGCGGCTGCCGACCGAGCCGTGA
- the rimO gene encoding 30S ribosomal protein S12 methylthiotransferase RimO: protein MSAAESSQQNRRVSLLTLGCARNEVDSEELAGRLADGGWEITDDPEDSAVVVVNTCGFVESAKKDSVDTLLAAADTGAKVVAVGCMAERYGRELAESLPEADAVLGFDHYPSLAQRLDDVAAGRPVASHTPADRRTLLPISPVERQAAAGAVAVPGHSGWGPRVLRTRLDESPVAALKIASGCDRRCSFCAIPAFRGSFVSRHPDEIVAEARWLAGQGVRELFLVSENSTSYGKDLARELGGTRALERLLPTLAAVEGIDRVRVSYLQPAETRPDLVRVIATTPGVADYFDLSFQHASEPVLRRMRRFGSTESFLALLGQIREYAPQAGVRTNVIVGFPGETEADVAELERFLTAARLDAVGVFGYSDEDGTEAEGFEGKLDADTVAERVGRVSALVEQLTAQRAEERVGTVVEVLVESADLDSGEVTGRAAHQGPEVDGECVVLDAGSCKVGELVRCEVVDSEGVDLIVRAVEPGGETGT, encoded by the coding sequence GTGTCCGCCGCCGAATCCTCGCAGCAGAACCGCCGAGTCTCGTTGCTGACCCTGGGCTGCGCCCGCAACGAGGTCGACTCCGAGGAACTCGCGGGCCGCCTCGCCGACGGCGGCTGGGAGATCACCGACGACCCGGAGGACAGCGCGGTCGTGGTGGTCAACACGTGCGGCTTCGTGGAATCGGCGAAGAAGGACTCGGTCGACACGCTGCTCGCCGCCGCCGACACCGGCGCCAAGGTCGTCGCTGTGGGATGCATGGCGGAGCGCTACGGCCGGGAACTGGCCGAGAGCCTGCCGGAGGCGGACGCGGTTTTGGGCTTCGACCACTACCCGTCGCTGGCGCAGCGGCTCGACGACGTCGCGGCGGGGCGACCGGTTGCCTCCCACACTCCGGCCGACCGGCGCACGCTGCTGCCGATCAGCCCGGTGGAGCGGCAGGCCGCGGCCGGTGCTGTCGCCGTGCCGGGCCATTCCGGGTGGGGGCCGCGCGTACTGCGTACCCGGCTGGACGAGTCACCCGTGGCCGCGCTGAAGATCGCCTCCGGGTGCGACCGGCGCTGCTCGTTCTGCGCGATTCCCGCCTTCCGGGGGTCGTTCGTGTCGCGCCACCCGGACGAGATCGTGGCGGAGGCGCGCTGGCTGGCGGGCCAGGGCGTGCGAGAGCTGTTCCTCGTCAGCGAGAATTCCACCTCCTACGGCAAGGACCTCGCCCGCGAGCTCGGTGGCACTCGCGCGCTGGAGCGGTTGCTGCCGACGCTGGCCGCCGTCGAGGGGATCGACCGGGTGCGCGTTTCCTACCTGCAGCCCGCCGAGACCCGGCCGGATCTGGTGCGGGTGATCGCGACCACGCCCGGAGTCGCCGACTACTTCGACCTGTCGTTCCAGCACGCCAGCGAGCCGGTGCTGCGCAGGATGCGCCGGTTCGGCTCCACCGAGTCGTTCCTCGCACTACTCGGACAGATCCGGGAGTACGCACCGCAGGCGGGTGTGCGAACGAACGTGATCGTCGGTTTCCCCGGCGAGACCGAAGCCGACGTGGCCGAGCTGGAGCGGTTCCTGACAGCCGCGAGGCTGGACGCGGTCGGCGTGTTCGGCTACTCCGACGAGGACGGTACCGAGGCGGAGGGCTTCGAGGGCAAGCTCGATGCCGACACCGTCGCCGAGCGCGTCGGGCGGGTGTCGGCGCTGGTCGAGCAACTCACCGCACAGCGGGCCGAGGAGCGGGTCGGCACAGTGGTCGAGGTGCTGGTGGAAAGCGCCGACCTCGACTCGGGCGAAGTCACGGGCAGGGCGGCACACCAGGGGCCGGAGGTGGACGGCGAGTGCGTGGTGCTGGACGCCGGTAGCTGCAAGGTGGGCGAACTGGTGCGCTGCGAGGTCGTCGACAGCGAGGGTGTGGACCTCATCGTGCGCGCCGTCGAACCCGGCGGGGAAACAGGCACGTGA